A region from the Mycolicibacterium litorale genome encodes:
- a CDS encoding cutinase family protein, with product MSVTIDGVHDHSASPRWVRRCLTFAASVFVAAGLLTVPAALPRTAAVASAQSCPQAELIFARGRTEAPGAGVIGNALISALRSKTDKDIDLYTVQYPADTEIDIGANDMSSRIQDMAGRCPDTRLVLGGYSLGAAVTDVVLAAPIAAFGFDKPLPPGMDRHIAAVALFGNGIAWVGPITNFSPLYRERTIELCHGADPICSPADPNTWEGNWPDHAARAYVNAGMVNQAADFIAARI from the coding sequence ATGTCGGTTACCATCGACGGGGTGCATGATCATTCCGCGTCGCCCCGCTGGGTCCGCCGGTGTCTGACGTTCGCCGCGTCCGTGTTCGTCGCTGCCGGACTCCTCACCGTGCCCGCCGCACTGCCCCGCACCGCCGCCGTCGCGTCGGCTCAGTCGTGCCCGCAGGCGGAGCTGATCTTCGCTCGCGGCCGCACCGAGGCGCCGGGCGCAGGCGTGATCGGCAATGCGCTCATCAGTGCTCTGCGCAGCAAGACCGACAAGGACATCGACCTCTACACCGTGCAGTACCCGGCGGACACCGAGATCGACATCGGCGCCAACGACATGAGCTCGCGCATCCAGGACATGGCGGGGCGGTGCCCCGACACCCGGCTGGTCCTCGGCGGCTACTCGCTCGGCGCGGCCGTCACCGACGTCGTGCTGGCCGCCCCCATCGCGGCGTTCGGATTCGACAAGCCGCTGCCGCCGGGCATGGACCGGCACATCGCCGCGGTGGCGCTGTTCGGCAACGGCATCGCCTGGGTCGGACCGATCACCAACTTCAGCCCGCTCTACCGCGAGCGCACGATCGAGCTGTGCCACGGCGCGGATCCGATCTGCAGCCCGGCCGACCCCAACACCTGGGAAGGCAACTGGCCCGACCACGCGGCCAGGGCGTACGTCAACGCCGGCATGGTGAATCAGGCCGCCGACTTCATCGCCGCCCGCATCTGA
- a CDS encoding cutinase family protein: MPVNLLRAGARLTATALTVASAGLLVAAGPAPTAAAQGCSDVELIFARGTSEPAGIGRVGQALADAMRPLLGGRTLSTYGVNYPATYDFLNTAAGATDATARIASVSSQCPGTRFVLGGYSQGAAVIDMLAGVPPLGNRIGDLGSAPPLPSSYVSDVAAVAVFGNPAAKFGNPVSAQGLFAGRSVDLCSDGDPICSDGRNPFAHTHYETSPFIGQAAGFAAGLI; this comes from the coding sequence GTGCCGGTGAACCTGCTTCGCGCCGGTGCGCGCCTGACCGCCACCGCACTGACCGTCGCCTCAGCCGGCCTCCTCGTCGCCGCGGGACCCGCGCCGACCGCCGCCGCCCAGGGCTGCTCCGATGTCGAACTGATCTTCGCCAGGGGAACCAGCGAGCCCGCGGGGATCGGCCGCGTCGGCCAGGCACTCGCCGACGCGATGCGGCCGCTGCTCGGTGGCCGCACGCTCAGCACGTACGGCGTGAACTACCCCGCCACGTACGACTTCCTCAACACCGCGGCGGGCGCCACGGACGCCACCGCGCGTATCGCGTCGGTCTCGTCGCAGTGCCCGGGCACCCGGTTCGTCCTCGGCGGCTACTCGCAGGGCGCCGCGGTGATCGACATGCTCGCCGGCGTCCCGCCGCTCGGCAACCGGATCGGGGACCTCGGTTCGGCGCCCCCGCTGCCGTCGAGCTACGTCAGCGACGTCGCGGCGGTGGCGGTCTTCGGCAATCCCGCGGCCAAGTTCGGCAACCCCGTCTCGGCGCAGGGCTTGTTCGCGGGGCGCAGCGTCGATCTCTGCAGTGACGGCGACCCGATCTGCTCCGACGGCCGCAACCCGTTCGCGCACACCCACTACGAGACGTCACCCTTCATCGGCCAGGCCGCGGGTTTTGCAGCCGGGCTGATTTGA
- the rpsM gene encoding 30S ribosomal protein S13: MARLVGVDLPRDKRMEIALTYIYGVGRTRSQEILEATGIDRDLRTKDLTDDQVTQLRDYIEANLKVEGDLRREVQADIRRKIEIGCYQGLRHRRGLPVRGQRTKTNARTRKGPKRTIAGKKKAR; encoded by the coding sequence ATGGCCCGACTAGTGGGCGTTGACCTCCCGCGCGACAAGCGCATGGAGATCGCACTTACCTACATCTACGGCGTCGGCCGTACCCGCTCCCAGGAGATCCTGGAGGCGACCGGCATCGACCGGGATCTGCGCACCAAGGATCTGACCGACGACCAGGTCACCCAGCTGCGCGACTACATCGAAGCGAACCTGAAGGTGGAGGGCGACCTGCGCCGCGAGGTGCAGGCGGACATCCGTCGCAAGATCGAGATCGGCTGCTACCAGGGCCTGCGGCACCGTCGCGGCCTGCCGGTGCGCGGCCAGCGGACCAAGACCAACGCGCGTACCCGCAAGGGCCCGAAGCGCACCATCGCCGGCAAGAAGAAGGCCAGGTAA
- the rpsD gene encoding 30S ribosomal protein S4, whose protein sequence is MARYTGPATRKSRRLGVDLVGGDQSFEKRPYPPGQHGRARIKESEYRTQLQEKQKARFTYGVLEKQFRRYYDEANRQPGKTGDNLLRILESRLDNVVYRAGLARTRRMARQLVSHGHFTVNGVKVDIPSYRVSQYDIIDVREKSLNTDPFIIARETAGERPIPSWLQVVGERQRILVHQLPERAQIDVPLAEQLIVELYSK, encoded by the coding sequence ATGGCTCGTTACACCGGACCGGCCACCCGCAAGTCGCGTCGTCTCGGCGTCGACCTCGTCGGTGGCGATCAGTCGTTCGAGAAGCGCCCCTACCCGCCCGGCCAGCACGGCCGCGCGCGGATCAAGGAGAGCGAATACCGCACCCAGCTGCAGGAGAAGCAGAAGGCCCGCTTCACCTACGGCGTGCTGGAGAAGCAGTTCCGCCGCTACTACGACGAGGCCAACCGGCAGCCCGGCAAGACCGGCGACAACCTGCTGCGCATCCTCGAGAGCCGGCTGGACAACGTCGTGTACCGCGCCGGCCTGGCGCGCACCCGCCGGATGGCCCGCCAGCTCGTCAGCCACGGCCACTTCACCGTCAACGGCGTCAAGGTCGACATCCCCAGCTACCGGGTGTCGCAGTACGACATCATCGACGTGCGCGAGAAGTCGCTGAACACCGATCCGTTCATCATCGCGCGGGAGACCGCGGGTGAGCGTCCGATCCCGTCGTGGCTGCAGGTCGTCGGCGAACGCCAGCGCATCCTCGTCCACCAGTTGCCGGAGCGCGCGCAGATCGACGTGCCGCTGGCCGAGCAGCTGATCGTCGAGCTCTACTCGAAGTAA
- a CDS encoding ATP-binding protein, with amino-acid sequence MGQECLRDELRTLFLFEALTDEQLEMLCADGHIQTFPTGPLCTEGDPATCFYVLIDGELVMSKRSGGADIETGRTSQRGVYCGAWSAYVPGEEHVYEASVRVTKPSRFFVLDADAFARFMHSQFPMAVHLLEGQTVGRRRQHQIIGQREKLLALGTITAGLTHQLNNPAAATARAVADLQEGVGKMRHKLAMLADGKFSPEALRALVKIQDEVAEQVAKSRSMDLSPLETSDREDQIGDWLEDHGIAGGWDYAPTFVEAGLDIDWLERISASVDDVMDGDCSASLQSALGWLKYTIDTELRMSEIAEASKRISALLAGAKQYSQMDRGAYQSANVHELIHSTIKTIFGDKIGKDKPVNLVWEKDTSLPELLCYPGDLNEVWTNLIQNGIQAMNGRGTLTVRTMRDRDERVRVEICDDGPGIPAEIVDRIFTPFFTTKPVGEGTGLGLDLARRIIVEKHHGDIRVESVPGDTRFIVCLPLQAPAPAEVPAEATAE; translated from the coding sequence ATGGGCCAGGAGTGCCTGCGCGACGAACTGCGCACACTGTTCCTGTTCGAGGCGCTGACCGACGAACAACTCGAGATGCTGTGCGCGGACGGCCACATCCAGACCTTCCCGACCGGTCCGCTGTGCACCGAGGGTGATCCGGCCACCTGCTTCTACGTGCTGATCGACGGCGAACTGGTGATGTCGAAACGCTCGGGCGGCGCCGACATCGAGACCGGCCGCACCTCCCAGCGCGGGGTCTACTGCGGTGCGTGGTCGGCGTACGTCCCCGGCGAGGAGCACGTGTACGAGGCGTCGGTGCGGGTGACCAAACCGTCGCGGTTCTTCGTCCTCGACGCCGACGCGTTCGCCCGGTTCATGCATTCGCAGTTCCCCATGGCGGTCCATCTGCTCGAGGGCCAGACCGTCGGCAGGCGCCGACAGCATCAGATCATCGGCCAGCGGGAGAAGCTGCTCGCGCTGGGCACCATCACCGCGGGCCTGACCCACCAGCTCAACAACCCGGCCGCCGCCACCGCCCGCGCCGTGGCGGATCTGCAGGAGGGCGTGGGCAAGATGCGCCACAAGCTGGCCATGCTCGCCGACGGCAAGTTCAGCCCCGAGGCGCTGCGCGCGCTGGTGAAGATCCAGGACGAGGTCGCCGAGCAGGTCGCGAAGTCCAGGAGCATGGATCTGTCGCCGCTGGAGACCTCCGACCGCGAGGACCAGATCGGCGACTGGCTCGAGGACCACGGCATCGCGGGCGGCTGGGACTACGCGCCCACGTTCGTCGAAGCGGGCCTCGACATCGACTGGCTCGAGCGGATCTCGGCCTCGGTCGACGATGTCATGGACGGTGACTGCTCGGCGTCACTGCAGAGCGCGCTGGGCTGGCTGAAGTACACGATCGACACCGAACTGCGGATGAGCGAGATCGCCGAGGCGAGCAAGCGCATCTCCGCGCTGCTCGCGGGCGCCAAACAGTATTCGCAGATGGATCGCGGCGCCTATCAGAGCGCCAATGTCCACGAACTGATCCACAGCACGATCAAGACGATCTTCGGCGACAAGATCGGCAAGGACAAACCGGTCAACCTGGTGTGGGAGAAGGACACCTCCCTGCCCGAACTGCTCTGCTACCCGGGCGATCTCAACGAGGTGTGGACCAACCTGATCCAGAACGGGATCCAGGCGATGAACGGCCGCGGCACCCTGACGGTGCGCACCATGCGCGACCGCGACGAACGGGTGCGCGTCGAGATCTGCGACGACGGCCCGGGTATCCCGGCCGAGATCGTCGACCGCATCTTCACTCCGTTCTTCACCACCAAACCCGTCGGCGAGGGCACCGGGCTCGGCCTGGATCTGGCGCGGCGCATCATCGTGGAGAAGCACCACGGCGACATCCGCGTCGAGTCCGTCCCGGGTGACACCCGCTTCATCGTGTGCCTGCCGCTGCAGGCGCCCGCCCCGGCGGAGGTCCCGGCGGAGGCCACGGCGGAATAG
- the rplQ gene encoding 50S ribosomal protein L17, translating into MPKPTKGPRLGGSSSHQKALLANLATSLFEHGRIKTTEPKARALRPYAEKLITHAKKGTLHNRREVLKKIRDKDVVHTLFAEIGPFFADREGGYTRIIKVEPRKGDNAPMAVIELVREKTVTSEANRARRADASQKVAAAAAPQAAVEPEAAEGPEASDTADAVTEAEDTTAVEASRSTPDEDPTQDSDADKS; encoded by the coding sequence ATGCCCAAGCCCACCAAGGGCCCTCGCCTCGGCGGGTCGTCCTCGCACCAGAAGGCGCTGCTGGCCAACCTGGCCACGTCGCTGTTCGAGCACGGCCGCATCAAGACGACCGAGCCCAAGGCACGGGCGCTGCGTCCGTACGCGGAGAAGCTGATCACCCACGCCAAGAAGGGCACGCTGCACAATCGGCGTGAGGTGCTCAAGAAGATCCGGGACAAGGATGTCGTGCACACCCTGTTCGCCGAGATCGGCCCGTTCTTCGCCGACCGTGAGGGTGGCTACACCCGCATCATCAAGGTCGAGCCGCGTAAGGGCGACAACGCCCCGATGGCGGTCATCGAGCTGGTGCGGGAGAAGACCGTGACCTCGGAGGCCAACCGGGCCCGCCGTGCGGACGCGTCCCAGAAGGTCGCGGCCGCCGCAGCGCCGCAGGCGGCCGTCGAGCCGGAGGCCGCCGAGGGACCCGAGGCATCGGACACCGCCGACGCGGTGACCGAGGCCGAGGACACCACCGCGGTCGAGGCCTCGCGGTCGACGCCGGACGAGGATCCCACCCAGGATTCGGACGCTGACAAGTCCTAG
- the rpmJ gene encoding 50S ribosomal protein L36, producing the protein MKVNPSVKPICDKCRVIRRHGRVMVICSDPRHKQRQG; encoded by the coding sequence GTGAAGGTGAACCCGAGCGTCAAGCCCATCTGCGACAAGTGCAGGGTGATCCGTCGGCATGGGCGGGTCATGGTGATCTGCTCCGACCCGCGCCACAAGCAGCGGCAGGGCTGA
- the truA gene encoding tRNA pseudouridine(38-40) synthase TruA, translating to MSADQPATSPSGGLVHSSRRSARPVIRLRLDVSYDGTDFAGWAPQAGQRTVAGSIDEALTTVFRTPVVVRAAGRTDAGVHATGQVAHADVPEGALRYAYPRTPRPADPEFGPLVRRLSRFLPADVRVREIARAPAGFDARFSALRRHYTYRLGTAPYGVEPHLARYVTAWPRPLDVAAMNAASRGLVGLRDFAAFCRHRDGATTIRDLQRLEWVRDGDLVTAYVSADAFCWSMVRSLVGALIAVGEHRRDPDWCAGLLSATRRSSEFAAAPPQGLTLVGVDYPPDDQLAARTLVTRDLRVID from the coding sequence ATGAGCGCAGACCAGCCCGCCACTTCACCGAGTGGCGGGCTGGTTCATTCTTCCCGTCGCTCCGCTCGCCCGGTGATTCGTCTTCGGCTCGACGTCAGCTACGACGGCACCGACTTCGCCGGGTGGGCTCCGCAGGCCGGTCAGCGCACGGTCGCCGGGTCGATCGACGAGGCGTTGACGACGGTGTTCCGCACGCCGGTGGTGGTGCGGGCCGCCGGACGCACCGACGCGGGTGTGCACGCCACCGGGCAGGTCGCCCACGCCGACGTGCCTGAGGGTGCGCTGCGGTACGCCTACCCGCGGACTCCGCGTCCGGCCGACCCGGAGTTCGGCCCGCTGGTCCGCCGCCTGAGCCGATTCCTGCCCGCCGACGTGCGGGTCCGTGAGATCGCCCGCGCACCAGCGGGTTTCGACGCCCGCTTCTCGGCGCTGCGCCGGCATTACACCTACCGACTGGGGACTGCGCCCTACGGCGTGGAGCCGCATCTGGCCCGCTACGTCACGGCGTGGCCGCGTCCGCTCGACGTCGCCGCGATGAACGCGGCGAGCCGCGGCCTGGTCGGGCTGCGCGATTTCGCGGCGTTCTGCCGGCACCGCGACGGGGCGACCACCATCCGCGACCTGCAGCGCCTCGAGTGGGTTCGCGACGGCGACCTGGTCACCGCCTACGTCAGCGCGGATGCGTTCTGCTGGTCGATGGTGCGTTCCCTGGTCGGTGCGCTGATCGCGGTCGGGGAGCACCGCCGCGACCCCGACTGGTGCGCCGGGTTGCTCTCGGCGACCCGGCGGTCGAGCGAGTTCGCGGCCGCCCCACCCCAGGGGCTGACGCTCGTCGGGGTGGACTACCCACCCGACGACCAGCTGGCCGCGCGCACCCTGGTGACCCGCGACCTGCGCGTCATCGACTAG
- a CDS encoding SRPBCC family protein produces MADLEFSDSVFVGRDPDAVYALVSDVTRMGEWSPICRACWWDDAEAGPVAGAWFTGRNETPERVWETRSQVTVADGHDFVWEVNGGWVRWGFAVAAQDGGTRLTEHWRLLPAGVAGFHERYGADAEAQIAERSAAAHSGIPETLAAIKRTAESGWTSRAAAGR; encoded by the coding sequence GTGGCGGACCTCGAATTCTCCGATTCCGTGTTCGTGGGGCGCGATCCCGACGCGGTGTACGCGTTGGTCTCCGATGTGACGCGGATGGGGGAGTGGAGCCCGATCTGCCGGGCCTGCTGGTGGGACGACGCGGAGGCCGGCCCCGTGGCGGGCGCCTGGTTCACCGGCCGCAACGAGACCCCCGAGCGGGTGTGGGAGACCCGCAGCCAGGTGACGGTGGCCGACGGCCACGACTTCGTCTGGGAGGTCAACGGCGGCTGGGTGCGGTGGGGCTTCGCCGTGGCGGCCCAGGACGGCGGCACCCGGCTGACCGAGCACTGGCGGCTGCTGCCGGCGGGCGTCGCCGGCTTCCACGAACGCTACGGAGCCGACGCCGAGGCACAGATCGCCGAGCGCAGCGCCGCCGCGCACTCCGGGATCCCGGAGACGCTGGCCGCGATCAAACGCACCGCCGAGTCCGGCTGGACGTCGCGCGCCGCGGCCGGTCGATAG
- the rpsK gene encoding 30S ribosomal protein S11, whose protein sequence is MPPKKAAASSAKKGQKTRRREKKNVPHGAAHIKSTFNNTIVSITDPQGNVIAWASSGHVGFKGSRKSTPFAAQLAAENAARKAQEHGVKKVDVFVKGPGSGRETAIRSLQAAGLEVGAIADVTPQPHNGCRPPKRRRV, encoded by the coding sequence ATGCCACCGAAGAAAGCCGCCGCTTCCAGCGCGAAGAAGGGGCAGAAGACCCGCCGCAGGGAAAAGAAGAACGTCCCGCACGGCGCCGCACACATCAAGAGCACGTTCAACAACACGATCGTGTCGATCACCGATCCCCAGGGCAACGTCATCGCCTGGGCGTCGTCGGGTCACGTCGGCTTCAAGGGGTCGCGTAAGTCGACGCCGTTCGCCGCGCAGTTGGCCGCCGAGAACGCCGCCCGCAAGGCGCAGGAGCACGGCGTCAAGAAGGTCGACGTGTTCGTGAAGGGGCCCGGTTCGGGCCGCGAGACCGCCATCCGCTCGTTGCAGGCCGCGGGCCTCGAGGTCGGTGCGATCGCCGACGTCACGCCGCAGCCGCACAACGGTTGCCGTCCGCCCAAGCGGCGCCGGGTCTAG
- the infA gene encoding translation initiation factor IF-1, producing MAKKDGAIEVEGRVVEPLPNAMFRIELENGHKVLAHISGKMRQHYIRILPEDRVVVELSPYDLSRGRIVYRYK from the coding sequence ATGGCAAAGAAAGACGGTGCCATAGAGGTCGAGGGTCGCGTGGTCGAACCCCTGCCCAATGCGATGTTCCGCATTGAGCTGGAGAACGGTCACAAGGTTCTCGCCCACATCAGCGGCAAGATGCGGCAGCACTACATCCGCATCCTGCCCGAGGACCGTGTCGTGGTGGAGCTGTCTCCCTACGACCTGTCCCGGGGCCGCATCGTGTATCGGTACAAGTAA
- a CDS encoding DNA-directed RNA polymerase subunit alpha has product MLISQRPTLSEETVAENRSRFVIEPLEPGFGYTLGNSLRRTLLSSIPGAAVTSIRIDGVLHEFTTVPGVKEDVTDIILNLKSLVVSSEEDEPVTMYLRKQGPGEVTAGDIVPPAGVTVHNPEMHIATLNDKGKLEVELVVERGRGYVPAVQNKASGAEIGRIPVDSIYSPVLKVTYKVEATRVEQRTDFDKLILDVETKNSITPRDALASAGKTLVELFGLARELNVEAEGIEIGPSPAEADHIASFALPIDDLDLTVRSYNCLKREGVHTVGELVARTESDLLDIRNFGQKSIDEVKIKLHQLGLSLKDSPATFDPSEVAGYDAATGTWNSDASYDLDTDQDFAETEQL; this is encoded by the coding sequence ATGCTGATCTCTCAGCGCCCCACACTGTCCGAAGAAACGGTCGCCGAGAACCGCTCCCGGTTCGTCATCGAGCCGTTGGAGCCCGGATTCGGTTACACGCTGGGCAACTCGCTCCGGCGCACGCTGCTGTCGTCGATCCCCGGCGCAGCGGTCACCAGCATCCGCATCGACGGTGTGCTGCACGAGTTCACCACCGTTCCCGGGGTGAAGGAAGACGTCACCGACATCATCCTGAACCTCAAGAGCCTGGTCGTGTCCTCCGAGGAGGACGAGCCGGTCACCATGTACCTGCGCAAGCAGGGCCCGGGTGAGGTCACCGCGGGCGACATCGTCCCGCCGGCCGGTGTCACCGTGCACAACCCCGAGATGCACATCGCGACGCTCAACGACAAGGGCAAGCTCGAGGTCGAGCTCGTCGTCGAGCGCGGCCGCGGCTACGTGCCTGCCGTGCAGAACAAGGCCTCCGGCGCCGAGATCGGCCGCATCCCGGTCGACTCGATCTACTCGCCGGTGCTCAAGGTGACCTACAAGGTGGAGGCCACCCGTGTCGAGCAGCGCACCGACTTCGACAAGCTGATCCTCGACGTCGAGACCAAGAACTCGATCACCCCGCGTGACGCGCTCGCCTCGGCGGGCAAGACGCTGGTCGAGCTGTTCGGTCTGGCCCGTGAGCTCAACGTCGAGGCCGAGGGCATCGAGATCGGACCGTCGCCGGCCGAGGCCGACCACATCGCCAGCTTCGCGCTGCCGATCGACGATCTGGATCTGACCGTCCGGTCGTACAACTGCCTCAAGCGCGAGGGTGTGCACACGGTCGGCGAGCTCGTCGCCCGTACGGAGTCCGATCTGCTCGACATCCGCAACTTCGGCCAGAAGTCCATCGACGAGGTCAAGATCAAGCTGCACCAGCTCGGTCTCTCGCTCAAGGACAGCCCGGCCACGTTCGATCCGTCCGAGGTGGCGGGTTACGACGCGGCCACCGGCACCTGGAACAGCGACGCGAGCTACGACCTGGACACCGACCAGGACTTCGCCGAAACCGAACAGCTCTAA
- a CDS encoding LLM class F420-dependent oxidoreductase → MTKPDLGRYGVFGGAVTPAQAREIEALGYGAVWVGGSPPAELDWVEPILDETTTLQVATGIVNIWTAEAGAVAESFHRIESAHPGRFLLGIGVGHPEAHQQYRKPLDALTEYLDRLDEYGVPRDRRVVAALGPKVLKLSAERAAGAHPYLTTPEHTAMAREVIGAEAFLAPEHKVVLTTDAEKARAVGRRVLDVYLNLANYVNNWKRLGFSDVDVAKPGSDALVDAVVAYGTVDAIAARLRQHLDAGADHVPVQVLTGPDKLVAALTDLAGALGLR, encoded by the coding sequence ATGACGAAACCCGATCTCGGCAGGTACGGCGTGTTCGGCGGCGCGGTGACACCCGCGCAGGCCAGAGAGATCGAGGCGCTCGGTTACGGCGCCGTATGGGTGGGCGGTTCCCCGCCCGCCGAACTGGACTGGGTCGAACCGATCCTCGACGAGACGACGACGCTGCAGGTCGCCACCGGGATCGTCAACATCTGGACGGCTGAGGCCGGCGCGGTCGCCGAGTCGTTCCATCGCATCGAGTCCGCCCACCCGGGCCGCTTCCTGCTCGGGATCGGCGTCGGGCACCCCGAGGCCCACCAGCAGTACCGCAAACCGCTCGACGCGCTCACCGAGTACCTCGACAGGCTCGACGAGTACGGGGTGCCGCGGGACCGGCGGGTGGTCGCCGCGCTCGGACCCAAGGTCCTCAAGCTGTCGGCGGAGCGGGCGGCGGGGGCGCATCCGTACCTGACCACACCGGAGCACACGGCCATGGCTCGCGAGGTGATCGGTGCAGAGGCGTTCTTGGCGCCCGAGCACAAGGTGGTGCTGACGACGGACGCCGAGAAGGCCCGAGCGGTCGGCCGCAGGGTGCTCGACGTCTATCTGAACCTGGCCAATTACGTCAACAACTGGAAGCGCCTCGGATTCAGTGATGTAGACGTGGCGAAACCGGGTAGTGATGCGTTGGTGGACGCCGTCGTCGCCTACGGGACCGTCGACGCCATCGCGGCCCGGCTGCGGCAGCACCTCGACGCCGGCGCCGACCATGTGCCTGTCCAGGTGTTGACCGGACCTGACAAGCTGGTGGCCGCCTTGACCGACCTGGCCGGCGCGCTCGGCCTGCGGTGA
- a CDS encoding FAD-dependent oxidoreductase has translation MTGSGAAPRKPVILTVDDDPAVSRAVARDLRRHYGETFRIVRAESGQDAIETLHELKLRGETVAVFVADYRMPHMSGIEFLEEAMDIFPMARRVLLTAYADTHAAIDAINVVDLDHYLLKPWDPPEEKLYPVIDALIEAWRETGDRAIPHTKIVGHPWNARSSEVREFLARNRLYYTWFRADETKGRQLLEAAGQDGMTLPVVITEQGETLVDPSDAELGATLGLTTTPSEDFYDLVVIGGGPAGLAAAVYGASEGLKTVLIERTATGGQAGQSSRIENYLGFPDGLSGSQLAERARRQAEKFNAELITAAEVTALEIDGSARTVRLSDGRSIGARSVILAMGVEYRQLPAEGCEGLTGAGVYYGATASVAADCEDDEVYVIGGANSAGQAAMHLSRTAKKVTIVSRRRLEDSMSYYLIQQIRANDKIREMPNTVVHAVKGDGHLEGICLENTLTGAREDHHCGRMFIFIGAEPRTEWLDGIVVRDDHGFILAGPDLRDVSGWTLDRPPHHLETSVPGVFVAGDVRAESAKRVAAAVGEGSMAVMLVHRYLAEA, from the coding sequence ATGACAGGCTCTGGCGCGGCACCACGCAAACCCGTGATCCTCACCGTCGACGACGATCCGGCGGTCTCGCGCGCGGTCGCGCGCGACCTGCGCCGCCACTACGGCGAGACCTTCCGCATCGTGCGCGCCGAATCCGGTCAGGACGCGATCGAGACACTGCACGAACTGAAGCTGCGGGGTGAGACCGTCGCGGTGTTCGTCGCCGACTACCGGATGCCGCACATGAGCGGGATCGAGTTCCTCGAAGAGGCGATGGACATCTTCCCGATGGCCCGCCGCGTTCTGCTCACCGCGTACGCCGACACCCACGCGGCCATCGACGCGATCAACGTCGTCGACCTCGACCACTATCTGCTCAAGCCGTGGGATCCGCCCGAGGAGAAGCTCTACCCGGTGATCGACGCGCTGATCGAGGCGTGGCGCGAGACGGGCGACCGGGCCATCCCGCACACCAAGATCGTCGGGCACCCGTGGAACGCCCGGTCGTCGGAGGTGCGCGAGTTCCTGGCGCGCAACCGGCTGTACTACACCTGGTTCCGGGCCGACGAGACCAAGGGCAGGCAGCTGCTGGAAGCGGCAGGCCAGGACGGCATGACGCTGCCGGTGGTGATCACCGAACAGGGCGAGACGCTGGTCGACCCGTCGGATGCCGAACTGGGCGCCACGCTGGGGCTGACCACCACCCCGTCGGAGGACTTCTACGACCTGGTGGTGATCGGCGGGGGGCCCGCCGGGCTGGCCGCCGCGGTGTACGGCGCCTCGGAGGGCCTCAAGACCGTGCTCATCGAGCGCACCGCCACGGGTGGGCAGGCCGGGCAGAGCTCGCGCATCGAGAACTACCTCGGATTCCCCGACGGGCTGTCGGGTTCGCAGCTCGCCGAGCGGGCGCGCAGGCAGGCCGAGAAGTTCAACGCCGAGCTCATCACCGCAGCCGAGGTGACCGCGCTGGAGATCGACGGGTCGGCGCGTACCGTGCGGCTGTCCGACGGCCGTTCGATCGGCGCGCGTTCGGTGATCCTCGCCATGGGCGTCGAGTACCGCCAGCTGCCCGCCGAAGGATGCGAAGGGCTGACCGGTGCCGGCGTGTACTACGGCGCGACGGCGTCGGTGGCGGCCGATTGCGAGGACGACGAGGTCTACGTGATCGGCGGCGCGAACTCCGCCGGCCAGGCCGCGATGCATCTGTCCCGCACCGCCAAGAAGGTCACGATCGTCAGCCGCCGCAGGCTGGAGGACTCGATGTCGTACTACCTGATCCAGCAGATCAGGGCCAACGACAAGATCCGCGAGATGCCCAACACCGTGGTGCACGCCGTCAAGGGCGACGGCCATCTGGAGGGCATCTGCCTGGAGAACACCCTGACCGGCGCCCGCGAGGATCACCACTGCGGCCGGATGTTCATCTTCATCGGCGCCGAACCGCGCACCGAGTGGCTCGACGGGATCGTGGTCCGCGACGACCACGGCTTCATCTTGGCCGGGCCCGATCTGCGCGACGTCTCGGGCTGGACGCTGGACCGCCCGCCACACCACCTGGAAACAAGTGTGCCGGGTGTGTTTGTTGCAGGTGATGTGCGCGCCGAGTCCGCCAAACGGGTGGCCGCCGCCGTCGGCGAAGGGTCGATGGCGGTGATGCTGGTGCACCGGTATCTGGCGGAAGCCTAG